A section of the Sceloporus undulatus isolate JIND9_A2432 ecotype Alabama chromosome 3, SceUnd_v1.1, whole genome shotgun sequence genome encodes:
- the ARL3 gene encoding ADP-ribosylation factor-like protein 3 isoform X1 gives MMASSDMYYGLLSILRKLKSSPDQEVRILLLGLDNAGKTTLLKQLASEDITHITPTQGFNIKSVQAQGFKLNVWDIGGQRKIRPYWRNYFENTDILIYVIDSADRKRFEETGQELAELVDEEKLSGVPVLIFANKQDLLTAAPAAEIAEGLNLHTIRDRVWQIQSCSALTGEGVSDGMNWVCRNVNAKKK, from the exons ATGATGGCCAGTTCTGATATGTATTAT GGTTTGCTATCAATTCTGCGTAAATTGAAGAGTTCACCAGACCAGGAGGTCAGGATCCTCCTTCTGGGACTGGATAATGCGGGCAAGACCACACTTTTAAAACAGCTAGCATCTGAAGATATCACCCACATCACTCCAACACAG GGATTTAACATTAAAAGTGTGCAAGCACAAGGTTTCAAGCTGAATGTGTGGGATATTGGTGGACAGAGAAAAATCAGGCCGTACTGGAGGAATTATTTCGAGAATACTGATATCCTG atTTATGTCATTGATAGTGCTGATAGAAAGAGGTTTGAAGAAACAGGCCAG GAACTGGCAGAGCTCGTAGATGAGGAGAAACTGAGTGGTGTTCCTGTACTCATCTTTGCAAACAAGCAAGATTTGCTGACGGCAGCCCCTGCTGCAGAAATTGCAGAGGGTCTGAACTTACATACAATCCGTGACAGAGTCTGGCAGATTCAGTCTTGTTCGGCCCTCACGGGAGAAGGTGTATCG
- the ARL3 gene encoding ADP-ribosylation factor-like protein 3 isoform X2: MGLLSILRKLKSSPDQEVRILLLGLDNAGKTTLLKQLASEDITHITPTQGFNIKSVQAQGFKLNVWDIGGQRKIRPYWRNYFENTDILIYVIDSADRKRFEETGQELAELVDEEKLSGVPVLIFANKQDLLTAAPAAEIAEGLNLHTIRDRVWQIQSCSALTGEGVSDGMNWVCRNVNAKKK; the protein is encoded by the exons GGTTTGCTATCAATTCTGCGTAAATTGAAGAGTTCACCAGACCAGGAGGTCAGGATCCTCCTTCTGGGACTGGATAATGCGGGCAAGACCACACTTTTAAAACAGCTAGCATCTGAAGATATCACCCACATCACTCCAACACAG GGATTTAACATTAAAAGTGTGCAAGCACAAGGTTTCAAGCTGAATGTGTGGGATATTGGTGGACAGAGAAAAATCAGGCCGTACTGGAGGAATTATTTCGAGAATACTGATATCCTG atTTATGTCATTGATAGTGCTGATAGAAAGAGGTTTGAAGAAACAGGCCAG GAACTGGCAGAGCTCGTAGATGAGGAGAAACTGAGTGGTGTTCCTGTACTCATCTTTGCAAACAAGCAAGATTTGCTGACGGCAGCCCCTGCTGCAGAAATTGCAGAGGGTCTGAACTTACATACAATCCGTGACAGAGTCTGGCAGATTCAGTCTTGTTCGGCCCTCACGGGAGAAGGTGTATCG